A stretch of the Mycobacteroides immunogenum genome encodes the following:
- the dprA gene encoding DNA-processing protein DprA — translation MSGKLADWAYLSRVSEAPNAALAAMVSVFGVQETAARVRRLDVPDQVLTGVRARYDIDCGREDLEILSRLGGRLVTPEDEEWPHWQFQAFASVDTQRLPNGRVPLALWVIGDHSLSEVTSRAAALVGTRACSGYGEHVAAELSAGLVARDVAVISGAAFGIDGAAHRSALACDGITVAVLAGGVDVPYPSGHSGLLYRIARHGLVVSEYPPGVRPARYRFLTRNRLVAALSGATVVVEAGVRSGAANTAAWARALGRPVGAVPGPITSVASAGTHVEIAERGAQLVTCAQDVVALAGRLGEFAPESNRPVSVVDGLGEDEKRVYESLPGRGGATVQKLVRESGLSTERVRGALAILELEQLVVDVAGDWKIRRASLVQGGGG, via the coding sequence ATGAGCGGCAAGCTGGCCGACTGGGCTTACCTGTCACGCGTGAGTGAGGCACCCAATGCGGCACTTGCGGCGATGGTGTCGGTGTTCGGAGTGCAGGAGACCGCCGCGCGGGTCCGGCGATTGGACGTACCTGACCAGGTGCTGACCGGGGTGCGAGCCAGGTATGACATCGACTGCGGCCGAGAGGATCTGGAGATCCTGTCGCGTCTCGGCGGGCGTCTGGTCACGCCCGAGGACGAGGAATGGCCACATTGGCAGTTTCAGGCTTTCGCCTCGGTGGACACTCAACGGCTGCCCAACGGCAGAGTGCCGCTGGCGCTGTGGGTTATTGGCGATCACTCGTTGTCGGAAGTCACGTCGCGGGCCGCGGCGCTCGTGGGCACCCGAGCGTGTAGTGGATACGGCGAACATGTCGCGGCGGAGTTGTCCGCCGGTCTGGTAGCCCGGGATGTGGCAGTTATCTCGGGTGCCGCGTTCGGTATCGATGGGGCCGCTCATCGATCGGCCCTGGCCTGTGACGGGATCACCGTTGCGGTACTGGCGGGTGGGGTGGATGTGCCGTACCCCTCAGGTCACTCCGGCCTGCTGTATCGAATAGCCCGGCACGGGCTGGTGGTTAGTGAGTACCCGCCGGGGGTGCGTCCGGCCCGATATCGGTTTCTGACCCGGAATCGGCTGGTGGCCGCGCTTTCGGGCGCGACCGTCGTGGTGGAAGCCGGTGTGCGTAGCGGAGCAGCCAACACGGCGGCCTGGGCCCGGGCCCTGGGCCGCCCTGTCGGCGCGGTGCCGGGGCCGATCACGTCGGTAGCGTCGGCAGGCACCCACGTTGAGATCGCCGAGCGGGGAGCCCAGCTCGTCACCTGCGCCCAGGACGTGGTCGCACTGGCGGGACGGTTGGGCGAGTTCGCGCCCGAGTCGAACCGCCCGGTCAGCGTGGTCGATGGGCTCGGAGAGGACGAGAAACGTGTCTATGAGTCCCTACCCGGCAGGGGTGGCGCGACGGTGCAAAAGTTGGTTCGCGAGTCGGGATTGAGCACCGAGCGAGTTCGGGGCGCGTTGGCGATTCTGGAGCTTGAGCAGCTGGTGGTCGACGTCGCGGGGGATTGGAAGATAAGACGCGCCAGTCTGGTTCAGGGCGGTGGTGGCTAG
- a CDS encoding TetR family transcriptional regulator has protein sequence MTRAGTKGMPRAEREQQILDAACQEFGRSGYAGMSLADVAAAVGVSKPMVLAYFGSKEQLYIACVERAGRMVGDHIETAMAAAPPTLALPRAVLQAIFQALAPRPSDWLVIWDQTLPEGGEALAAARVARTRLAALAGQGVAAVGSAATQLRDPQDIGVLTQGWMGMVGAMITWWIRHPEQSAEQMAERASRLITIIASAGVSEAESPEGALAPRPGSPVRGSGSGQPLNAAFDLFGRRWAILIVWELRSGAKTLPELKAEMDDASSGVLTTRLKELTAAHIVRNQDGQYSLTTVGKGLLVALAPLHLWAKAWSASVR, from the coding sequence ATGACACGGGCAGGCACCAAGGGCATGCCCCGCGCGGAGCGGGAGCAGCAGATCCTCGATGCCGCATGCCAGGAGTTTGGGCGCAGCGGATACGCGGGCATGTCCCTGGCGGATGTGGCGGCTGCCGTCGGTGTATCCAAGCCCATGGTGCTGGCGTATTTCGGCTCTAAGGAGCAGCTTTACATCGCCTGCGTGGAGCGCGCGGGACGGATGGTTGGGGACCACATCGAGACGGCGATGGCCGCCGCACCGCCCACGCTGGCATTGCCACGTGCGGTGCTGCAGGCCATCTTTCAGGCGCTGGCGCCCCGGCCCTCGGATTGGCTGGTGATCTGGGATCAGACCTTGCCGGAAGGTGGCGAGGCGCTGGCCGCGGCGCGGGTCGCCAGAACCCGGCTCGCGGCGCTGGCAGGTCAGGGTGTGGCCGCGGTGGGAAGCGCGGCAACCCAGCTGCGCGATCCGCAGGACATCGGCGTGCTCACTCAGGGCTGGATGGGGATGGTCGGCGCCATGATCACCTGGTGGATCCGGCATCCCGAGCAGAGCGCGGAGCAGATGGCCGAGCGGGCCAGCCGCCTCATCACGATCATCGCCAGTGCGGGTGTGTCCGAGGCGGAGTCGCCGGAGGGTGCCCTCGCGCCGCGCCCGGGCAGTCCCGTACGTGGGTCAGGGTCGGGGCAGCCGCTCAACGCGGCATTCGATCTGTTCGGCCGGCGTTGGGCCATCTTGATCGTATGGGAACTGCGTTCGGGCGCAAAGACTTTGCCGGAGTTGAAGGCTGAGATGGACGATGCCTCCAGCGGTGTGCTCACCACGCGCTTGAAGGAACTCACTGCCGCGCACATCGTGCGCAATCAGGACGGGCAGTACTCGTTGACGACGGTGGGCAAGGGGCTACTGGTCGCGCTGGCGCCGCTGCACCTTTGGGCGAAAGCCTGGTCGGCATCGGTCCGGTGA
- a CDS encoding LysR family transcriptional regulator — protein MELRQLEYFLAVAEHANFTRAAEALHVAQPWVSAQIRRLERELGNELFDRSSRVLRLTRFGKAALPLAGAVLRAVDEIRSAADAMVGVLAGKLTIGTVAHSLPLLADALAVFRKAHPAVAVMVTEGRSDRLTAAVLERQLDMAVMGWATVPPPQLREQVLVRENIVAVVHGGDPLAGRESIALAELRNRAIISHPQGCEIRTTIDQACLATGFTPRVVFETSSADMMRHLVIRDLGVAVTPKLPNDLLGQLRQIDLSDQAMSGRLSLVWRGKGATLEAIAFAACVDELSRREADFV, from the coding sequence GTGGAGCTGAGGCAGCTTGAGTACTTTCTCGCGGTGGCCGAGCACGCAAACTTCACGCGTGCCGCCGAGGCTCTGCACGTGGCTCAGCCGTGGGTAAGTGCCCAGATACGCCGGCTGGAGCGGGAGCTCGGCAACGAGTTGTTCGATCGATCGAGCCGGGTACTCAGGCTGACCCGGTTCGGGAAGGCGGCACTGCCGCTGGCGGGGGCGGTGCTTCGGGCGGTAGACGAAATACGCTCTGCCGCCGACGCGATGGTGGGCGTACTGGCCGGGAAGCTGACGATTGGTACGGTGGCGCATTCCTTACCCTTGCTCGCCGACGCCCTGGCCGTCTTTCGCAAGGCGCACCCGGCGGTCGCGGTGATGGTGACCGAGGGCCGTTCTGATCGGCTTACCGCGGCAGTCCTGGAACGTCAGCTTGATATGGCAGTAATGGGTTGGGCGACGGTGCCGCCTCCTCAGCTACGTGAACAGGTTCTGGTCAGGGAGAACATCGTGGCGGTAGTCCATGGTGGCGACCCGTTGGCGGGTCGGGAATCGATAGCGCTGGCCGAGTTGCGCAATCGTGCGATCATCAGCCATCCGCAGGGCTGTGAGATACGCACAACGATCGACCAAGCCTGCTTGGCAACGGGATTCACCCCGCGCGTGGTGTTTGAGACAAGCTCGGCCGACATGATGCGACACCTCGTTATCAGGGATCTGGGTGTCGCGGTGACCCCGAAGCTGCCGAATGACCTGCTGGGCCAGCTTCGGCAGATTGACCTCTCTGACCAGGCGATGAGTGGGCGGCTCTCCCTGGTGTGGAGAGGAAAGGGCGCCACACTCGAGGCGATTGCGTTCGCGGCGTGCGTCGATGAACTTTCCCGGCGGGAAGCCGATTTCGTGTAG
- a CDS encoding siderophore-interacting protein yields MARPLHELQVVRTEQVTPHITRVVLGGNGFDGFEANSDTDSYAKLIFLPEGHEGPGPRDVDQARDMQATVRTYTIRSVDTGRREIAIDFVVHGDTGVAGPWAARAKAGDKLYVTDSHGAYSPDPAADWHLLAGDESAVPAISVALQALPEGARAKVFIEVAGPQDEIAFDTRGDVEIVWVHRGAGADEVDESLAGDNAPLVAAVRSAEWLPGQVQVFIHGEAQTVMHNLRPYIRKERAVAPKWAASISGYWRRGRTEETFRVWKQELAASEATVKE; encoded by the coding sequence ATGGCACGCCCGCTCCATGAGCTGCAGGTAGTCCGGACCGAACAGGTGACTCCGCACATCACCCGGGTGGTGCTTGGCGGTAATGGATTCGACGGTTTCGAGGCCAACTCAGACACCGACAGCTACGCCAAGCTGATATTCCTGCCCGAGGGCCACGAAGGGCCGGGTCCGCGCGATGTCGATCAGGCGCGTGACATGCAAGCCACGGTGCGCACGTACACCATTCGTTCCGTTGATACCGGCCGCCGCGAGATCGCCATCGACTTCGTGGTGCACGGAGACACCGGCGTCGCGGGACCCTGGGCCGCGCGGGCGAAAGCCGGAGACAAGTTGTATGTGACGGACTCTCATGGCGCGTACTCACCCGATCCCGCGGCCGATTGGCATCTACTTGCCGGCGATGAGTCGGCTGTCCCGGCGATCAGTGTCGCGCTGCAAGCACTTCCGGAAGGTGCTCGCGCCAAGGTGTTCATCGAGGTGGCCGGTCCCCAGGACGAGATCGCCTTCGACACCCGCGGCGATGTCGAGATCGTCTGGGTTCACCGCGGCGCCGGTGCCGACGAGGTCGACGAGAGCCTGGCGGGGGACAACGCCCCGTTGGTGGCGGCGGTGCGCTCGGCAGAGTGGTTGCCCGGACAGGTGCAGGTATTCATCCACGGCGAGGCCCAGACCGTCATGCACAACCTGCGGCCATACATCCGCAAGGAACGTGCGGTCGCACCGAAATGGGCCGCCTCGATCTCGGGCTATTGGCGTCGTGGTCGAACCGAGGAAACATTCCGCGTGTGGAAACAGGAGCTGGCGGCTTCCGAAGCTACCGTGAAGGAGTGA
- a CDS encoding MmpS family transport accessory protein: MRGAWVYLVSIATLCIAGAYIAHLRLSDIPDPAIGHSAKPPITGKPRDKVVEYRLDGPAGSTVKASYLDVDGAVREVSGTLPWQTTLHAKQLVVPVGLVAQSNSGQMSCRITINGQTRDQSAANASAVSCQVTVA, translated from the coding sequence ATGCGTGGCGCGTGGGTGTATCTGGTGTCGATAGCGACACTCTGTATCGCGGGGGCGTACATCGCCCATCTGCGCTTGAGTGACATCCCCGACCCAGCGATCGGCCATTCGGCCAAGCCGCCCATAACCGGCAAGCCGCGCGACAAGGTCGTCGAGTATCGGCTCGACGGGCCGGCGGGAAGCACCGTCAAGGCGTCATATCTGGACGTCGACGGTGCGGTACGCGAAGTTTCGGGCACCCTGCCCTGGCAGACCACCCTGCACGCCAAGCAACTCGTGGTTCCCGTGGGCCTTGTCGCCCAGTCCAATTCAGGACAAATGTCCTGCCGCATCACGATCAACGGGCAGACACGCGATCAAAGCGCGGCCAATGCGTCAGCCGTCTCTTGCCAGGTAACCGTCGCGTGA
- a CDS encoding carbonic anhydrase: MTSRPRSAWKALEEGNQRFVGGFPQHPSQSIARRAELANGQHPNVLLFGCSDSRVAAEIIFDQGLGDMFIVRTAGQVIDSAVLGSIEYAVAVLGVPLIAILGHDSCGAVGATVAALDTGEVPSGYIRDLVVRVMPSILGGRKDGLSRIDEFEARHVEETGTKLLQRSQVVADAVKANKLALVYLTYKLADGRVVLHGHVGDIDNS, encoded by the coding sequence ATGACGTCGAGACCAAGGTCTGCCTGGAAGGCACTCGAAGAGGGTAACCAGCGTTTTGTTGGTGGTTTTCCGCAGCATCCGAGCCAGAGCATTGCGCGGCGCGCGGAGTTGGCCAACGGTCAGCACCCCAATGTGTTGTTGTTCGGGTGTTCCGATAGCCGGGTGGCGGCGGAGATCATTTTTGATCAGGGCCTGGGGGATATGTTCATCGTGCGTACTGCCGGTCAGGTGATCGACTCGGCGGTGTTGGGCTCGATTGAGTATGCGGTGGCGGTGTTGGGTGTGCCGTTGATCGCGATCTTGGGCCATGACTCTTGTGGTGCGGTGGGGGCCACGGTGGCGGCGCTGGATACCGGTGAGGTGCCCAGTGGGTATATCCGGGATTTGGTGGTGCGGGTGATGCCGTCGATCTTGGGTGGGCGCAAGGATGGGTTGTCGCGGATCGATGAGTTCGAGGCTCGTCATGTTGAGGAAACCGGCACCAAGTTGTTGCAGCGTTCGCAGGTGGTGGCCGATGCGGTCAAGGCCAACAAGCTGGCCCTTGTGTATCTGACCTACAAACTGGCCGACGGCCGCGTTGTCCTACACGGCCACGTCGGCGATATCGATAACTCATGA
- a CDS encoding TetR/AcrR family transcriptional regulator: MSADAIFAAALRAFATHGYQGVSMRTLNRELGVSHNLLHQRFSSKEQLWYAAVDWGFQAIVDKVLADDDESRNSAERIKRFIKMFVIFAAEHPELIRIMDIEAGQDSERLRHICQAYVIPMQDRLGPVYEEAVKAGELRDVPLQTSFFLITSGTAALFSSGALARSVFGDDVLDPDQVHAHAEAAAELIVRGMLP, translated from the coding sequence GTGTCGGCGGACGCGATTTTCGCGGCTGCGTTACGGGCATTCGCCACCCACGGATATCAGGGCGTGTCGATGCGCACGCTCAATCGAGAGCTGGGCGTTAGTCACAATCTGCTACATCAACGCTTTTCGTCCAAGGAACAGTTGTGGTACGCGGCCGTTGACTGGGGGTTTCAGGCGATCGTCGACAAGGTTCTGGCAGATGACGATGAGAGCCGGAACTCTGCGGAGCGGATCAAACGATTCATCAAGATGTTTGTGATCTTCGCGGCCGAACACCCCGAACTGATCCGGATCATGGACATCGAGGCGGGCCAGGACAGCGAGCGGCTGCGGCACATCTGCCAGGCCTACGTCATCCCCATGCAAGACCGGCTCGGCCCGGTCTATGAGGAAGCTGTCAAGGCAGGGGAGTTGCGCGATGTGCCACTGCAGACCAGCTTTTTTCTGATCACGTCCGGTACCGCAGCCTTGTTCAGTAGCGGGGCCCTGGCTAGGAGCGTGTTCGGCGACGACGTACTCGACCCTGATCAGGTTCATGCGCACGCCGAAGCCGCCGCTGAGCTGATCGTCAGGGGCATGCTGCCCTGA
- a CDS encoding MMPL/RND family transporter, producing the protein MSLMNNLRVRVLDKLWAKPADVAATPGRPLLARLLYRFSIPILVLWLGAAGLLNLAVPQLETVIKQHARSFLPDDAASVQAISKMGDYFGGAGTNNFVYLLLEGDSPLGAEAHQYYSSILDRINQDKKHVNSSMDLWSDPQFAPANESADGKAAYVLINLKGNMGTALAMESTAQIRELIAQYPPPQGITAHLTGPSAVVNDELVSINDSILILLVACAGLVGVILLVVYRSPITIALPLLVAGAGLGVGRPIVAFLGEHQIIGVSIFASALLAVIVLGAGIDYGIFLLGRYQEARRAGEDPVTAYYTALAGVQHIIIASGLTVAGATACMVFTRLAIFSTSGLPCTVAVVVTLAAALTLAPAALAAGSRFGFFEPREEKSQRRWRRIATYVVRWPGPVLAGSLAVLAIAFLAVPGFQPSYNERQAQPSDSPANVGFAASDRHLPPNIMSPSVFIVESDHDMRNSGDLIALAKMSSAILNIPGVSNVQGITRPLAAPLELGTLPAQAGYVGGRLTQMTNLLKQRIEDLTALSGRVGQLSLTVRGLEQALQTGTVGATRIHSGAAELRTSLAAVVQKVDSLRGTVKPAEDFIGGIPNCHDNDYCQAALTGFSLFDDLHRFDGLVGNLVNGTGTLAQTLPALGAQLPALKDFISQVNAVVAPLQSTLQVLLPQVSDITQFTDDLSKSFTDGDPNNSFFIPTQAFENPLFKSAMPYFFSSDGKVTRMVVTPEQEGFSQEAMELSSKIIPTALQAIKGTSLAGSTVSIGGPGGTLLNIEAFTREDFITSAVAAFAFVFCVILILLRSLVAAIVVIGTVALSYVSALGVTVFVWQDLIGIPLHWSVAPLSFVFLVAVGADYNMLLVARFREELHAGIKTGIIRSMANTGGVVTTAGLVFGFTMFAMIVAPARNIAQLGTAVGMGLLMDTLIVRSFVVPAIATLLGRWFWWPLVVHDRAASRDATAHGVAPEDAPDRGRLVGAAR; encoded by the coding sequence GTGAGCCTCATGAATAACCTGCGCGTCCGAGTGCTGGACAAATTGTGGGCAAAACCTGCCGATGTGGCGGCCACGCCTGGGCGGCCACTGCTGGCCCGGCTCCTCTACCGATTCTCCATACCCATTCTCGTGCTGTGGCTCGGCGCGGCTGGCCTACTCAATCTCGCTGTACCGCAGCTAGAAACAGTGATCAAGCAACATGCCCGTTCGTTCCTTCCTGACGACGCCGCCTCTGTTCAAGCCATCTCGAAGATGGGCGACTACTTCGGTGGCGCCGGGACCAACAACTTCGTCTACCTGCTCCTCGAAGGTGATTCGCCTCTCGGAGCCGAAGCGCACCAGTACTATTCGTCAATCCTCGACCGGATCAACCAGGACAAGAAGCACGTCAATTCGTCCATGGACCTGTGGTCCGACCCGCAATTCGCACCCGCCAACGAGAGCGCCGACGGCAAGGCCGCCTACGTCCTGATCAATCTCAAGGGCAACATGGGGACCGCCCTGGCTATGGAGTCCACCGCGCAGATCCGTGAACTCATCGCCCAGTACCCACCGCCCCAAGGAATCACGGCGCATCTAACTGGTCCGTCCGCCGTGGTGAACGACGAACTGGTTTCCATCAACGACTCGATCCTGATCCTGCTGGTCGCGTGCGCGGGGCTGGTGGGCGTCATCTTGCTGGTGGTGTATCGCTCACCGATCACCATCGCCTTGCCGCTACTGGTGGCAGGAGCAGGTCTTGGTGTCGGGCGCCCGATCGTGGCCTTCCTCGGCGAGCACCAAATCATCGGAGTCTCGATCTTCGCGTCGGCCCTGCTGGCGGTGATCGTGCTGGGAGCCGGAATCGACTACGGCATATTCCTTTTGGGCAGATACCAGGAGGCGCGCCGAGCCGGTGAAGACCCTGTCACCGCGTACTACACGGCGCTTGCCGGGGTGCAGCACATCATCATCGCCTCGGGTCTCACGGTCGCCGGAGCGACGGCCTGCATGGTCTTCACGCGACTGGCGATCTTCAGTACCTCCGGGCTGCCCTGCACCGTCGCGGTCGTGGTCACCCTTGCCGCGGCACTGACTCTGGCGCCGGCGGCGCTGGCGGCCGGCAGCCGATTCGGATTCTTCGAACCGCGCGAAGAGAAATCGCAGCGCCGCTGGCGCCGCATCGCCACCTATGTGGTGCGCTGGCCGGGGCCGGTGCTGGCCGGCAGCCTGGCCGTGCTGGCGATCGCCTTTCTGGCAGTGCCCGGGTTCCAGCCCAGTTACAACGAGCGACAGGCCCAGCCCAGCGACTCCCCCGCCAACGTGGGCTTCGCCGCATCGGATCGGCACCTGCCACCAAACATCATGTCCCCCAGCGTGTTCATCGTGGAGTCGGATCACGATATGCGCAACTCGGGCGACCTGATCGCCCTCGCGAAAATGAGTAGCGCGATATTGAACATTCCTGGCGTCAGCAATGTGCAAGGCATAACCCGGCCATTGGCCGCCCCGCTGGAACTGGGAACACTGCCCGCACAGGCCGGCTATGTCGGTGGCCGACTGACCCAGATGACAAACCTGCTCAAACAGCGCATCGAGGACCTCACCGCCCTCAGTGGCCGGGTGGGCCAATTGTCACTGACGGTGCGGGGCCTTGAGCAGGCGCTGCAGACCGGAACCGTAGGAGCAACCCGGATCCATTCGGGTGCAGCCGAATTGCGCACAAGCCTGGCGGCCGTCGTGCAGAAGGTTGACTCACTGCGCGGAACCGTCAAGCCTGCCGAGGACTTCATCGGCGGCATCCCGAACTGCCACGACAACGACTACTGCCAGGCCGCACTCACCGGCTTCTCGCTCTTCGACGACCTGCACCGTTTCGACGGGCTCGTCGGCAATCTGGTGAACGGAACCGGAACGCTGGCTCAGACCTTGCCGGCGCTGGGTGCGCAGCTGCCGGCCCTGAAGGATTTCATCAGCCAGGTCAACGCGGTTGTCGCACCGCTGCAGAGCACCCTGCAGGTGCTGTTGCCACAGGTCTCCGATATCACGCAATTCACCGACGATCTGAGCAAGAGCTTCACCGACGGTGACCCGAACAACTCATTCTTCATACCCACCCAGGCATTTGAGAACCCACTGTTCAAAAGCGCTATGCCGTACTTCTTCTCGAGTGACGGCAAGGTCACGCGGATGGTCGTCACCCCAGAACAGGAGGGATTCAGCCAGGAAGCGATGGAGCTGAGTTCCAAGATCATCCCGACCGCACTACAGGCCATCAAGGGCACGTCGTTGGCGGGTAGCACGGTCAGCATCGGCGGACCGGGCGGCACGCTGCTGAACATCGAGGCGTTCACGCGCGAGGACTTCATCACCAGCGCTGTGGCCGCGTTCGCGTTCGTGTTCTGCGTGATATTGATTCTCCTGCGCAGCCTGGTCGCCGCGATCGTGGTGATCGGGACCGTCGCACTGTCCTATGTCTCGGCGCTGGGCGTGACGGTATTCGTCTGGCAAGACCTCATCGGCATACCACTGCACTGGTCGGTGGCACCACTGTCTTTCGTGTTCTTGGTCGCTGTCGGGGCCGACTACAACATGCTGCTGGTGGCCAGGTTCCGAGAGGAACTGCATGCCGGTATCAAGACGGGCATCATCCGTTCCATGGCCAATACCGGTGGCGTGGTGACGACCGCAGGCCTGGTGTTCGGGTTCACGATGTTCGCGATGATCGTCGCTCCCGCGCGGAACATCGCCCAGCTCGGTACCGCCGTCGGTATGGGCCTACTCATGGACACACTGATTGTGCGATCGTTTGTCGTCCCGGCAATCGCTACCCTGTTGGGCCGCTGGTTCTGGTGGCCGCTGGTGGTGCACGACAGAGCCGCCAGCCGGGACGCCACTGCCCACGGGGTGGCGCCCGAGGACGCGCCCGATCGTGGCCGGCTGGTCGGAGCGGCCCGATGA
- a CDS encoding DoxX family protein, whose product MDTWLWICAGVLAVVHLGAGVFKLITPYEKITANPNLAWANDFSPNVVKAIGGVEVLGGIGVIVPYATGIAPVLSPLAAAGLAVLQAGAFGVHVRRNEWKLVPVNVVLIVLAVFVAFQWYG is encoded by the coding sequence ATGGATACCTGGTTATGGATCTGTGCCGGCGTACTCGCCGTTGTGCATCTGGGCGCAGGGGTGTTCAAGCTGATCACGCCGTACGAAAAGATCACAGCGAACCCCAACCTGGCGTGGGCCAATGATTTCTCCCCCAACGTCGTCAAGGCCATCGGCGGCGTTGAGGTGCTCGGCGGAATCGGTGTCATCGTGCCGTATGCCACCGGGATCGCGCCGGTCCTCAGCCCGCTGGCCGCCGCGGGGCTGGCGGTGCTGCAAGCGGGAGCGTTCGGCGTTCATGTCCGCCGCAACGAATGGAAGCTGGTGCCGGTCAACGTGGTGCTTATCGTGCTTGCGGTGTTCGTCGCCTTCCAGTGGTACGGCTGA
- a CDS encoding tyrosine recombinase XerC → MTPQLTAMLDEFAEYLALERGRSVHTQRAYRGDLTLLFDHLSASNPDATLADLSLPVLRSWLGAQARQGAARSTVARRTSAVKIFTAWATRRGLMQTDPAIRLQQPKSRRTLPAVLRQDQAVAAMEAAHSGAEQDDPMALRDRLIVEMLYATGIRVSELCGLDIDDIDRSRKVLRVLGKGDKERTVPFGGPAADALTAWLDRGRPHLAAPESGAALLLGARGRRIDPRQVRTVVHQTMSAVPGAPDIGPHGLRHSAATHLLEGGADLRVVQELLGHSTLATTQLYTHVTVARLRAVHDQAHPRA, encoded by the coding sequence GTGACGCCGCAGCTGACCGCGATGCTCGACGAGTTCGCTGAGTATCTTGCGCTGGAGCGCGGGCGGTCAGTACACACCCAGCGTGCCTATCGCGGCGACCTCACGCTCTTGTTCGATCATCTGTCGGCATCCAATCCCGATGCGACCCTGGCCGACCTGTCTCTTCCGGTCCTACGGTCTTGGCTGGGGGCTCAGGCCCGGCAGGGCGCGGCCCGGTCCACCGTCGCGCGGCGCACCTCGGCGGTGAAGATCTTCACCGCCTGGGCGACCCGCCGCGGTCTGATGCAGACAGATCCCGCGATTCGTTTACAGCAGCCTAAATCTCGCCGGACTCTGCCCGCCGTGCTGCGACAAGACCAAGCCGTCGCGGCGATGGAAGCGGCCCATTCTGGTGCCGAACAAGACGATCCGATGGCATTGCGGGATCGACTGATCGTGGAGATGCTCTATGCCACCGGGATTCGCGTCAGCGAGCTGTGCGGGCTGGACATCGATGATATCGACCGGTCGCGAAAAGTCTTGCGCGTCTTGGGTAAAGGTGACAAGGAGCGCACCGTGCCGTTCGGGGGGCCAGCAGCAGATGCGCTGACCGCGTGGCTGGACCGCGGGCGCCCTCATCTTGCTGCGCCGGAGTCTGGAGCCGCACTGCTGCTCGGCGCCCGGGGCCGGCGCATCGATCCGCGCCAGGTCCGCACGGTGGTGCACCAAACCATGTCGGCTGTTCCCGGCGCCCCCGATATCGGCCCACATGGGTTACGGCACAGCGCCGCAACCCATCTCCTGGAGGGTGGCGCGGACCTGCGCGTCGTTCAGGAACTACTGGGGCACTCCACACTCGCCACCACCCAGCTCTACACCCACGTCACCGTGGCGCGGCTGCGAGCCGTGCACGATCAGGCGCATCCGCGGGCGTGA
- a CDS encoding YoaK family protein, whose protein sequence is MNRKGRSATLESGLEAGVETGEDVVAASRNADAVITREAAVGSEARLSWLLSGLAGMVGAVAFLHSAGYFVTFMTGNTERAVLTWFKVSDKQQVAGAGPIAAISMIGAFLFGVIVASYCRRKFWKNHPHGATVLTTVGLLAAAAVDFYQDRSFNMNIDVHFTPILLLAFSIGALNTSFVKKGETAIPLSYVTGTVVKLGQGIERHLFGKGSVFEWLGYAMLYLSFMLGAATGGLIASVYSGSKVILTVGIICGATTLVTFFHSDRKTILG, encoded by the coding sequence ATGAACAGAAAAGGCCGGTCCGCGACTTTGGAGAGCGGACTCGAGGCTGGTGTTGAGACCGGCGAGGATGTCGTCGCGGCATCGCGGAACGCTGACGCCGTCATAACGCGTGAGGCGGCAGTGGGCTCGGAGGCCCGACTGTCCTGGCTGTTGTCGGGGTTGGCGGGAATGGTTGGCGCAGTGGCCTTCTTGCACAGCGCGGGCTACTTCGTGACGTTCATGACGGGAAACACCGAGCGTGCCGTGCTGACATGGTTCAAGGTCTCCGACAAGCAGCAGGTGGCAGGTGCGGGTCCCATTGCCGCGATATCGATGATCGGGGCATTCCTGTTCGGGGTCATCGTGGCCTCGTACTGCAGGCGAAAGTTCTGGAAGAACCACCCGCATGGGGCAACGGTTTTGACCACCGTCGGTCTGCTGGCCGCCGCCGCGGTCGACTTCTATCAAGACCGTAGCTTCAACATGAATATCGACGTGCATTTCACGCCGATTCTCCTGTTGGCCTTCTCGATCGGCGCGCTCAATACGTCATTCGTGAAGAAGGGTGAGACGGCTATTCCGCTGAGCTACGTCACGGGAACGGTGGTCAAGCTGGGGCAAGGAATTGAGCGGCATCTGTTCGGCAAGGGTTCGGTGTTCGAATGGCTGGGGTACGCGATGCTCTACCTGTCATTCATGCTGGGGGCGGCGACCGGCGGGCTCATCGCATCGGTTTACAGCGGGTCCAAGGTGATTCTGACTGTCGGAATAATATGTGGCGCAACAACACTGGTCACATTCTTTCATTCGGATCGTAAGACCATTCTTGGTTGA